A section of the Castanea sativa cultivar Marrone di Chiusa Pesio chromosome 12, ASM4071231v1 genome encodes:
- the LOC142619940 gene encoding uncharacterized protein LOC142619940, which yields MYLKKALWAEGLLSPKPSPESESQPQQQQQQQQQPPPEMAVQELVNSLNRQRLYREVTLALKTGLRDARAEFSFLRLRGLRNLLKFLRSVAESDSTVHLFCQTQSLPELQVVRAVFKHSLKEREEEEVESIDHIYEGVEALKITSPSTDAEVALALRVLEGCCLLHSESTALAHQHNAIQVLMNILSTRGVLEQGACLDALVSIMLDSSANQMEFEACNGIEEVAELIRDKQVDENLRLKCGEFLLLLIGHVNGRERPPLAAIHEDIRRLLGEKSASLIWAASQFGSTLDPKERLTALHIQARRVLESLDLY from the exons atgTACCTGAAGAAGGCGCTGTGGGCGGAGGGACTATTATCTCCGAAACCATCGCCGGAATCAGAATCACAACcgcaacagcagcagcagcagcagcagcaaccgCCGCCGGAGATGGCGGTGCAGGAGCTAGTGAACTCGCTGAACCGGCAGAGGCTCTACCGCGAAGTCACTCTCGCTCTCAAAACCGGCCTCCGCGACGCCCGCGCCGAGTTCTCCTTCCTCCGCCTCCGCGGCCTCCGCAACCTCCTCAAGTTCCTCCGATCCGTCGCCGAGTCCGACTCCACCGTCCACCTCTTCTGCCAGACTCAGTCCCTCCCTGAACTCCAAG tggTTAGGGCTGTGTTTAAGCACTCGTTgaaagaaagggaagaagaggaagtGGAGAGTATAGATCACATATATGAAGGTGTTGAGGCTTTGAAGATAACGAGTCCGTCTACTGATGCTGAGGTGGCACTCGCGCTTCGAGTTTTGGAAGGTTGTTGTTTGCTTCATAGTGAGAGCACTGCTTTGGCCCATCAACATAACGCTATTCAG GTGTTAATGAACATATTATCAACTCGTGGAGTACTTGAGCAAGGTGCATGCTTAGATGCTTTAGTCTCAATAATGTTGGACTCATCAGCCAATCAAATG GAATTTGAGGCATGTAATGGTATCGAGGAAGTTGCAGAGCTCATAAGAGACAAACAAGTGGATGAAAATCTCAG GTTGAAATGTGGTGAGTTCTTGTTGCTACTCATAGGGCATGTAAATGGGAGGGAAAGGCCTCCGTTGGCAGCCATACATGAAGATATAAGGCGACTTCTAGGAGAGAAATCTGCTTCCTTGATATGGGCAGCCAGTCAATTTGGCTCAACACTTGATCCGAAGGAAAGACTGACTGCTTTACATATCCAAGCTCGCAGGGTGCTTGAGTCACTGGACCTGTACTGA
- the LOC142619939 gene encoding pentatricopeptide repeat-containing protein At5g39350-like → MPTQSLEPIIHLPPLPPQPLGSNRPNKTTSLSFQRPKLTHQPLHTHLSMLDKPVDSNTYASILESCKCPSLGKQIHAHSLKTGFHGHEFVETKLLQMYGRCGCLEFAYLLFETMPLRNLYSWNAILSVYVDNGFFEEAFLLYQELQFEHIGLEFFVFPVVFKICSGLGIVDLGRQLHGIVVKYQFASNIYVGNALIDMYGKCKSLDDAKKVLATMPKKDRVSWNSIVTACAANGMVYEALEFLKRMSSEDSMPNLISWSAVIGGFSQNGYDEEAIELLYQMQAAGIEPNARTLASVLPACARLEKLSLGKELHGYIIRHGFMSNPFVVNGLVDVYRRCADMGTAFKLFSKFSMKNVVSYNTMIVGYCENGDISKAKELFDQMKLAGNEKDIISWNSMISGYADSFMYDEALSMFRDLLMEGFEPDSFTLGSILSACADMASLRQGKEIHSQAIVRGLQSNTFVGGALVEMYCKCHNLAAAQVAFDAVSERDTPTWNALISGYAYCNEKERVHDLIQKMKGDGFDPNVYTWNGIIAGCVENEHYDSAMKLFTEMQKSNLRPDIYTVGIILPACARLATIERGKQVHAHSIRLDYDSDIHIGAALLDMYAKCGSIKNAKLAYNRIKKPNLVSHNAMLTAYAMHGHGQEGIALFRKMLEDGFRPDNVTFLSVLSSCVHAGSVESGYEFLDLMGYYNVEPTLKHYTCMVDLFSRAGQLNDAYELLKKIPMEPDLVMWSALLGGCVVHGNVALGEIAAEQLIELEPHNTANYILLAKLYAHAGRWDDLAKTRQIMNDRRMQKSPGCSWIEDRDEIHVFLASDKSHKRAEEIYYTLNNLIIHMKGGFTISV, encoded by the coding sequence ATGCCGACCCAATCATTGGAACCCATCATTCACCTACCACCATTACCACCACAGCCACTTGGTTCCAACAGGCCTAACAAAACCACTAGCCTCTCCTTTCAGAGGCCTAAACTAACCCACCAACCCTTGCACACCCACCTCTCCATGCTTGATAAACCAGTGGATTCAAACACATATGCTTCAATTCTAGAATCTTGTAAATGCCCAAGTTTAGGAAAACAGATACATGCCCACTCACTTAAAACTGGGTTTCATGGGCATGAGTTTGTAGAAACCAAGTTGCTTCAAATGTATGGAAGATGTGGGTGTTTGGAATTTGCATATTTGTTGTTTGAAACAATGCCGCTGAGAAACTTGTATTCTTGGAATGCCATTCTCAGTGTGTATGTGGATAACGGATTCTTTGAGGaagcatttttgctttatcaAGAATTACAATTTGAACATATTGGCTTGGAGTTTTTCGTGTTTCCGGTGGTCTTTAAGATTTGTAGTGGTCTTGGGATAGTAGACTTAGGAAGACAATTACATGGGATTGTAGTGAAGTATCAGTTTGCTTCAAATATTTATGTGGGTAATGCTCTGATAGATATGTATGGCAAATGTAAAAGCTTAGATGATGCCAAGAAGGTTTTAGCAACGATGCCCAAGAAGGACCGTGTTTCATGGAATTCTATTGTCACGGCTTGTGCTGCCAATGGGATGGTTTATGAGGCATTGGAGTTTTTGAAAAGAATGTCTTCGGAGGATTCGATGCCCAATCTTATTTCTTGGAGTGCAGTCATTGGGGGGTTTTCGCAGAATGGCTATGATGAAGAAGCAATTGAACTGCTTTACCAAATGCAAGCAGCTGGAATTGAACCAAATGCACGAACCCTAGCAAGTGTTCTTCCAGCTTGCGCTAGACTAGAAAAGCTAAGTCTTGGCAAAGAACTCCATGGCTATATAATAAGACATGGGTTTATGTCTAACCCTTTTGTCGTGAATGGATTAGTTGATGTGTATAGGAGGTGTGCTGATATGGGAACTGCTTTCAAGTTATTTTCTAagttttcaatgaaaaatgttgtgtcatATAATACAATGATTGTTGGGTATTGTGAGAATGGTGATATCTCAAAGGCCAAGGAGCTGTTTGATCAGATGAAGCTAGCTGGCAATGAGAAGGATATAATTTCATGGAACTCGATGATTTCAGGGTATGCAGATAGCTTCATGTATGATGAAGCTTTGAGCATGTTTCGAGATTTACTGATGGAAGGGTTTGAACCTGATTCCTTCACTCTAGGAAGCATTCTTAGTGCTTGTGCTGATATGGCTTCTTTGAGACAAGGGAAGGAAATACATTCTCAGGCCATTGTTAGAGGTCTGCAATCTAACACCTTTGTGGGTGGAGCTTTGGTAGAAATGTACTGTAAATGCCACAATTTAGCGGCTGCTCAGGTGGCTTTTGATGCAGTAAGTGAAAGGGACACACCAACTTGGAATGCCTTAATCTCAGGCTATGCATACTGTAATGAGAAAGAACGTGTTCATGATCTTattcaaaaaatgaaaggagatgGTTTTGACCCAAATGTATATACATGGAATGGTATTATTGCCGGCTGTGTGGAAAATGAACATTATGATTCAGCCATGAAATTGTTCACTGAAATGCAGAAATCAAATTTGAGACCTGATATTTACACAGTTGGAATCATTTTACCGGCGTGCGCAAGGTTGGCTACAATTGAGCGAGGTAAGCAGGTTCATGCACATTCAATCAGATTGGATTATGACTCGGACATCCACATTGGAGCAGCACTTTTGGACATGTATGCAAAATGTGGAAGTATAAAGAATGCGAAGCTGGCTTATAACAGGATCAAGAAACCTAATTTGGTTTCTCACAATGCCATGCTTACTGCATATGCCATGCATGGACATGGGCAGGAGGGAATTGCATTGTTTCGTAAAATGTTGGAAGATGGTTTTAGACCAGATAATGTGACTTTCCTATCAGTTCTTTCTTCCTGTGTCCATGCCGGATCAGTTGAATCAGGTTATGAATTCCTTGATCTGATGGGATATTACAATGTGGAACCCACATTGAAACACTATACATGTATGGTTGATCTCTTTAGTCGTGCAGGCCAGCTTAATGATGCTTATGAACTTTTAAAGAAAATTCCCATGGAACCTGATTTGGTGATGTGGAGTGCTTTGCTTGGAGGATGTGTAGTTCACGGTAATGTTGCATTAGGAGAAATTGCAGCAGAACAGCTCATAGAGTTGGAACCACATAATACTGCAAACTATATTCTATTAGCAAAGTTATATGCTCATGCAGGGAGATGGGATGACCTAGCTAAAACAAGACAGATTATGAATGATAGAAGAATGCAAAAGAGCCCAGGATGCAGTTGGATTGAAGATAGAGATGAGATTCATGTGTTTCTTGCAAGTGACAAATCACACAAGCGAGCAGAGGAAATATACTATACtttaaataatttgattatTCACATGAAAGGAGGGTTTACAATTTCTGTTTAA